The Bacilli bacterium region TCTAAACTCTCCGACAACGATTCGCTGGCGCTGTCACTTGGTGAACTAGATGTTCCACCTTTTTCACAACTTGCAACTACAAGTAGTGACGCCGCCAAAAGAAGTAAACTGCTAAATTTCTTTTTCAAAATATGCCCTCCATAAATTTTTAAGTGTATTCTATCGGTTATTGCAACAAAAAAAATTGTTTTTTTAAAAATAGCCCATTAGAAAGCGCTTTCAAAATTTACAAATGAAAAAAGTTAGATAAAAAGGTGCTTTTTTGCCCGATATCATTTGAACATTTTTCGATTTTCTTTAATAAAAGTCAGCATATCTAAATAACCTTGCGACCACTTCTCATCAATTGATGACGCATAAAAGTTAAGTGAACCATCCAAAAAACCGCCTAACTCTTGGCTCGGATAAAGGACAGAAATCTTTGCATTCGGAAAAAGTTCGTCATAGTTATCGCTTTCTTTTTTGAGTTTAACAACGATGATTTTTGTAAAACCGGCATCATAAAGCGGCTTAATCGGCGTATTATCACTGATTCCTCCATCGACTAAGCGTCGATTATCCAGTTTTATCGGATGAAAAATAATCGGGATTGAGGCGGTGGCCTGAACGACTTTATAGATATCGTCGCCCTTCTCCATTTTCGAAACATTATAATAAACGACTTCCTTGCGGACCAAATCGTGGCAAGTAACAAAGCAAACGCGCGGACTTTTTTTTAAAGCATCGTTATCTACCTGGCTTTTTATTAACTGTTCCAACTTTTTGGAACGCAAAAACTTTGACCGAAACCAATTGTCGAAAGCCGAATACATTTCCTCGGGAGTTAACTTGTCACTGACTCGTTTGGCCACGTTTTTGGCAATGGGAAGTGAAAGAAAGGAGGGCATATTTTTATCCTGAATTTTTGCTTCTTCCCACAAAGTCATCGCTGAAGCAAAATCATCCATCGCAAAAAGAATCGCGGTCAAACCTCCGATTGAAGTCCCCGCCACGCCGGTGATGTTCCGGTCGAGTTTCTTTTCGCGAAGCGCCTGCCAGACTCCGGCCTCGTAGGCTCCCTTTCCTCCGCCCCCACTAAAAACAATTCCTATTTTATCTTTTCTTAAAATTCGCATATTATCCCGCCCGCTTACTTAATGTATAAAGCTTTGTTGTTTCGATGCCGTTGCTTTGGGTTGGATACTCGATCGTTTTGTAGTAACTGAAGCCGCACTTTTCGATTACCCTTTGCGACTGACTATTTCTTATGAAGTGTCCGCAGGTGAGCATGTCGATTCCTTTTTCTTCAAAGCACCATTTTATGACTTCTTTTACCGCTTCTGGCATCAAACCTTTACCCCAATGTTCATAGGCTAAAACATAGCCGATCTCTTTTGAGGAAACGCGGTAGAATTCCTGACCAAGATCAGAAGAGCGCTTCTCAATTCCAATTGAGCCGATAACTCTTTCCGTGTCGCGCATCACAATCGCAAAGGTTTTGTCTCCGTTGATAAATAAATCGAGAATTTTTCTTGATTCATCTAGACTCTTATGCGCCTCCCAACCCGCTCGCGGTCCCACTTCCGGATTAGAGGCATAAGCAAATAAATCAGACAGATCTTCGTTTTGAAAGGCGCGTAAAAGTAGGCGTTCGGTTTCCAGCACTTCCTTACCGATAGATATTTTGGGATCCATTTGATTAGCGATGGCCATCGCCTGCGAAAAATGCGCATAATAAAAGGCCGCTTCCAAAGTTTTCTTCCGATGCCAATTATTTTTTAATATTCGCCCCACAACTTCGATTTCATTTTTTTTGGCTTCGAGTTTAGAAAGCGAAGAGTAGCTTTTAAAAACTATCTTTCCTTTTTCTATCTCCTTTGAAAGTGCATAGTGAATATCAGCTATTTCTTCTTTTTCAACAACGGCATTATCCGGCATTAATATGCTCTGATTTTTCTCGGTTAATCGCACTTTGTTTATCCGACAACCTCTGCCTTGATATAATTTTAAAAATTCGTTAGGAAAAGATTCTTGATATTCAATCACATCAGCGCTTATTTCATTAATCGTCGGATGTGCATATCCAATCGCTTCCAGTAAAGCCGTTGCACGCGAGGAAAAAAGCCGAATTGGTTCTTCGATGCGATTAAGCTTATCAACTGAAAGAGGGGTCGAATAGTAAGCGTAAAATGCCATTGAATCTTCCTCCGTTATAGCATAAAGTTATATCTTTTTTCCCTGATTAGCAACCGCTTTTTCTTTTTCAGCGACCGCTTTTTCATCCCCAAGATAGTATTTACTGCGAACGTTAAAGTCTGAATCCAATTCATAGACCAGCGGAGTTCCGGTCGGAATATTAATGGCAGCGATGGCATCATCGGAAAGTTTTTCAAAGTATTTTACTAAAGCCCGAAGCGAATTGCCATGGGCGACAATAATAACCTTCTTCCCGTTTATTATCTCGGGCTTGATCTTTGCTTCAAAATAAGGCACCACCCGAGCTATCGTATCTTTTAAACTTTCCCCCAGGGGAAGCTGATCATAGGGAACAGCCTGATACTGGGGCAATAAATGCAAATTTTCGGCCGCCTCATGATCAAGTTCGGGTGGCCGCACATCGAACGAGCGTCGCCAGATTTGCACTTGTGCCTCTCCATACTTCGCGGCTGTTTCCGCCTTATTTAAACCCTGCAAGGCTCCGTAGTGGCGTTCGTTTAATTTCCAAGTCTTAATTACGGGAATCCAGTTTTCATCTAAAGCGTCTAAAATATACTCCTCGGTATGAATGGCTCTTTTCAAAACCGAGGTGAAGCATAAATCAAATTGATACCCGTTGGTCTGAAGAACAATTCCAGCATTCTTGGCTTCTTTTATTCCGACATCGGATAAGTCAACATCCGTCCAGCCCGTAAATAAATTTAATTT contains the following coding sequences:
- a CDS encoding patatin-like phospholipase family protein, whose product is MRILRKDKIGIVFSGGGGKGAYEAGVWQALREKKLDRNITGVAGTSIGGLTAILFAMDDFASAMTLWEEAKIQDKNMPSFLSLPIAKNVAKRVSDKLTPEEMYSAFDNWFRSKFLRSKKLEQLIKSQVDNDALKKSPRVCFVTCHDLVRKEVVYYNVSKMEKGDDIYKVVQATASIPIIFHPIKLDNRRLVDGGISDNTPIKPLYDAGFTKIIVVKLKKESDNYDELFPNAKISVLYPSQELGGFLDGSLNFYASSIDEKWSQGYLDMLTFIKENRKMFK
- a CDS encoding GNAT family N-acetyltransferase, with amino-acid sequence MAFYAYYSTPLSVDKLNRIEEPIRLFSSRATALLEAIGYAHPTINEISADVIEYQESFPNEFLKLYQGRGCRINKVRLTEKNQSILMPDNAVVEKEEIADIHYALSKEIEKGKIVFKSYSSLSKLEAKKNEIEVVGRILKNNWHRKKTLEAAFYYAHFSQAMAIANQMDPKISIGKEVLETERLLLRAFQNEDLSDLFAYASNPEVGPRAGWEAHKSLDESRKILDLFINGDKTFAIVMRDTERVIGSIGIEKRSSDLGQEFYRVSSKEIGYVLAYEHWGKGLMPEAVKEVIKWCFEEKGIDMLTCGHFIRNSQSQRVIEKCGFSYYKTIEYPTQSNGIETTKLYTLSKRAG
- the gpmA gene encoding 2,3-diphosphoglycerate-dependent phosphoglycerate mutase, giving the protein MYKIVLVRHGESEWNKLNLFTGWTDVDLSDVGIKEAKNAGIVLQTNGYQFDLCFTSVLKRAIHTEEYILDALDENWIPVIKTWKLNERHYGALQGLNKAETAAKYGEAQVQIWRRSFDVRPPELDHEAAENLHLLPQYQAVPYDQLPLGESLKDTIARVVPYFEAKIKPEIINGKKVIIVAHGNSLRALVKYFEKLSDDAIAAINIPTGTPLVYELDSDFNVRSKYYLGDEKAVAEKEKAVANQGKKI